A single Candidatus Obscuribacterales bacterium DNA region contains:
- a CDS encoding DUF4089 domain-containing protein, protein MSTPSPEPDFSAYVDHTAALMGLSLPPESRTAVIRNVTMIYGVAQPVIAFELSPADDLSPIFSPDFPSHD, encoded by the coding sequence ATGTCCACGCCTTCTCCCGAGCCAGATTTTAGCGCCTACGTTGATCACACCGCTGCTTTGATGGGGCTATCGCTTCCCCCGGAGTCCCGTACGGCGGTGATTCGCAATGTGACGATGATCTACGGTGTAGCCCAGCCGGTGATTGCCTTTGAGCTATCTCCCGCAGACGATCTTTCCCCTATCTTTTCGCCAGATTTTCCAAGCCAT
- a CDS encoding site-2 protease family protein: MNNNIRIGNLFGIPFYVNPSWFIVLGLVTLTYSGQLAVVFPELGALAWVLGLAAALMLFASVLAHELGHSVVALSQGIEVNSITLFIFGGLASLGEESKTPGDAFKVAIAGPLVSFLLFGIFSLVGAVVPLPGPFQAIVGLLAYINLALGVFNLIPGLPLDGGNVLKALVWKITGKPYKGIAFASIVGQFFGWVGILLGVASIFNLTSFGSVWTLLIGWFLLQNAGRSAQSAAIQEKMSGYTALDAIYADSPVTKGSQSLRELANNYIIGSQRDWRKFLVTNDDGQLVGEIDVDALKTIPTNDWWSVTVNQLTHPIETLTTVPAKMPLLEALGLFQDDNAGVVVVVNENNQVLGLLERDSIFQMLQRQEEENTTEEAIAIKTPSDAPSDSI, translated from the coding sequence ATGAACAACAACATACGCATTGGCAACTTGTTCGGGATTCCCTTTTACGTCAATCCCTCCTGGTTCATTGTGTTGGGGCTAGTCACCCTCACCTACAGCGGACAGCTTGCCGTGGTCTTTCCAGAACTAGGGGCACTGGCTTGGGTACTGGGGTTAGCAGCAGCGCTGATGTTGTTCGCGTCGGTATTAGCCCATGAGCTAGGGCATAGCGTGGTGGCGCTCAGCCAAGGCATTGAAGTGAATTCCATCACCCTCTTCATTTTTGGTGGACTGGCTAGCCTCGGCGAAGAATCCAAAACCCCAGGCGATGCCTTCAAGGTGGCGATCGCTGGCCCATTAGTCAGCTTTCTCCTATTCGGCATTTTTTCCTTGGTCGGCGCTGTTGTGCCTCTGCCGGGGCCCTTCCAAGCGATCGTGGGCTTATTGGCCTACATTAACCTCGCCCTCGGTGTATTCAACCTAATCCCCGGTCTACCCCTCGACGGCGGCAACGTCCTCAAAGCCCTGGTCTGGAAAATTACTGGCAAACCCTACAAAGGTATTGCCTTTGCCAGCATCGTCGGTCAATTCTTCGGCTGGGTCGGCATTCTCTTGGGGGTTGCCTCCATCTTTAATCTCACCAGCTTCGGCAGTGTCTGGACGTTGCTGATCGGCTGGTTCCTCCTACAAAATGCGGGTCGCTCGGCTCAGTCGGCAGCTATCCAAGAAAAGATGAGCGGCTACACGGCCCTAGACGCCATCTATGCCGACAGCCCCGTCACCAAAGGCAGTCAATCGCTGCGAGAATTGGCCAACAACTACATCATTGGCAGCCAGCGCGACTGGCGCAAGTTCTTGGTCACCAATGACGACGGTCAGCTCGTCGGCGAAATCGATGTGGATGCCCTGAAAACCATTCCCACCAACGACTGGTGGTCAGTAACTGTTAACCAACTCACCCATCCCATTGAAACCCTGACAACCGTTCCTGCCAAGATGCCGCTGCTAGAAGCCCTCGGTCTCTTCCAAGACGATAATGCTGGCGTCGTCGTGGTCGTCAATGAGAACAACCAGGTGCTCGGTCTACTAGAGCGCGATTCAATTTTCCAGATGCTCCAGCGTCAGGAAGAGGAGAATACTACCGAAGAAGCGATCGCCATCAAAACACCCAGCGATGCCCCTAGCGATTCAATCTAA